TACTTGGTCAGCCGGCGCAGCGGAGTGTCCAGGATGTAGCTCGCCTGGATCTCGGAGAGCTTGAACTGGCGCATCAGGCCACTCTTCGCCGCCTGGGCGTCCTCGCTGGCCCGGATCAGCTTGACCACCTTGTCGATGTCGAGCAGGGCGATCAGCAGGCCGTCGACCAGGTGCAGCCGTTCCTCCCGCTTACGCTTACGGTACGCGCTGCGCCGGCTCACCACCTCGTAGCGGTGGGCCAGGAACACCTCCAACAGCTCCTTGAGCCCGAGGGTGCGCGGCTGACCGTCGACCAGCACCAGATTGTTGACGCCGAACGACTGCTCCAGCGGGGTGAGCCGGTACAGGTCGGCCAGCAGCGCCTGCGGGTTCACCCCGACCTTGCACTCGATGACCAGGCGGGTGCCGCTCTCCCGGTCGGTGAGGTCCTTGACGTCGGCGATCCCGGTGAGCCGCTTGGTCTTGGTCACCTCGTTGGTGATCGCGGCGATGATCTTCTCTGCGCCGACCCCGTACGGCAACTCGACCACGGTGATGGCCTGCCGGCCCCGGCTGCCCTCCAGCGGCCCGATCTCCACCTTGCCGCGCATCCGCACCACACCACGACCGGTCTCGTACGCCCGGCGCACCTCGTCGAGGCCGAGCAACAGACCGCCGGTGGGCAGGTCGGGGCCGGGCACGAACTCCATCAGCCTGTCGAGCGTGGCGGTCGGGTGCCGGATCAACCAGCGGGCCGCCGAGACGACCTCGCCCAGGTTGTGCGGGATCATGTTGGTGGCCATCCCGACGGCGATCCCGGAGGTGCCGTTGACCAGCAGGTTCGGGAAGGCCGCCGGCAGCACGGTGGGCTGGGTCAGCGAGCCGTCGTAGTTGGGCTCGACGTCGACGGTCTCCTCGCCCAACTCGCCGACGAGCAGCATCGCCTCCCGCGACATCCGCGCCTCGGTGTAGCGCGCCGCTGCCGGTCCATCGTCTGGGCTTCCATAATTTCCATGCCCGTCGATGAGTGGCACGTTGAGCGAGAAGTCCTGCGCCAACCGGACCATCGCGTCGTAGATCGCGGTGTCGCCGTGCGGGTGGTAGCGGCCCATCACGTCGCCGACCACGCGGGCCGACTTGACGTAGGCCCGGTCCGGCCGGAAGCCCGACTCGTGCATGGAGTAGAGGATGCGCCGGTGCACCGGCTTGAGGCCGTCGCGGGCGTCGGGCAGGGCGCGGGAGTGGATGACCGAGAAGGCGTACTCCAGGTAGGAGTCGGAGACCTCGGTGGTCAGCGGGTTGTCGATGATCCGCGCGCCGGCCCGGTCGAACGCGGAGTGGTCGACCTTCGTTTCCTTACGCCGTGCCATGGCTCAGCTTTCCTTCCGAAGGGCCCGGTGGTCAGGCGTCGATGGCGTCGCGGTCGACGCGGTCGGCGGAGTCGATCAACCAGTTGCGGCGCGGCTCGACCTTCTCCCCCATCAGCAGTTCGAGGATCCGCTCGGCGGCCTCGACGTCGTCCAGGGTGATCCGGCGTACCGTCCGGGTGGCCGGGTTCATCGTGGTCTCCCACAGCTCGTCGGCGTTCATCTCGCCGAGACCCTTGAACCGGGGCACCGGGCTGACGATCTGCTTGCCGGCCCTCTCCAGCTTGCGCACCGTCGCCTCCATCTCCGCCTGGGTGTAGGTGTAGACGGTCTCCGGGTTACGCCCCCGCGTGGTGATCTTGTGCAGGGGTGGCATCGCGGCGTAGAGCCGGCCCGCCTCGATCAGCGGCCGCAGGTAGCGGGCGAAGAGGGTGATCAGCAGCGTCCGGATGTGGGCGCCGTCGACGTCGGCGTCGGCCATGATGAGCACCCGCCCGTACCGCATCGAGGACAGGTCGAAGGTGCGCCCGGAGCCGGCCCCGAGCACCTGCACGATCGCCGAGCACTCGGCATTGTCCAGCACCTGCTGGAGGTTGGCCTTCTGCACGTTGAGGATCTTGCCGCGAATCGGAAGAAGCGCCTGATATTCCGCAGAACGGGCAAGTCGACCTGTGCCCAATGCGCTGTCGCCTTCCACGATGAACAATTCACTTCTATCGATGCCCGAAGCGCGGCAGTCGACCAGCTTGGGCGGCATGGCCGCGCCCTCCAGGGCGGTCTTGCGGCGGGCGGCGTCCTTCTGCTGCTTCTGGGTGAGGCGCACCCGGGCGGCGTCGACGATCTTCTGGAGGACCGTGCGGGCCTCGGTCTTCGTCTTGCGATCGTCCAGCCAGGACTTGAGGTGCTGCTCGACCACGCCCTGCACGACCTTGGTGACGCCGGCGGTGGAGAGCTCGTCCTTGGTCTGCGAGGTGAACTGCGGCTCGGGCACCCGGACGTGCACCACCGCGGTCATGCCCTCCAGGACGTCGTCCAGGGTGGGCGCGTCCTCCTTGGCCTTGAGCAGCCCACGGGTGTTGCGTACGGCGTCCGCGAGCGTACGCGCCAGCGCCCGCTCGAAGCCCTTGCGGTGGGTGCCGCCGTGCGCGTTGCGGATGGTGTTGGTGAAGCACTCGACGGTGCGCTCGTAGCCGGTGCCCCAGCGGAACGCCACCTCGACCTCGGCGCGCCGCTGCACGTTGGACTGCATGACGCCGTTGGCGTCGGCGGCGTTCTCCCGGTAGCTCCCCTCGCCGGTGACCAGCAGGGTGCCGGAGACGGGCCGGTCGCCGACCGGGGCGAGGAACTCCACCATGTCGGTGAGCCCGTCGGGGTAGTGGAACCGCTCCTCGGTCGGCTCCTCGACGGTGCGGTCGCGCAGGGTGTAGCTGACCCCGGGCACCAGGAAGGCGGTGTGGCGCAGCTTGGCCCGCACCGCGTCGTGGTCCAGCGCGGCACCGGTCTCGAAGTAGCGGGGGTCGTACCAGTAGCGGATCGAGGTGCCGGTGCGCTGGCCGCGCTTTGTCGCGCCGACGACCTGGAGGCCGGGCCCGGGGGTGAACGGCGCGTCGGGGCCGTCGCCGTCGAAGACGCCCGGTACGCCGTGCCGGAACGACATGGCGTGGATCTTGCCGCCCCGGCGGACGGTGACGTCGAACCGGAGCGACAGCGCGTTGACCGCCGAGGCACCCACGCCGTGCAGGCCGCCGGAGGTCTTGTAGCCGGAGCCGCCGAACTTGCCGCCGGCGTGCAGGCGGGTGAGCACCAGCTCGACGCCGGAGATGCCGGAGCGGGCGTGCACGTCGGTGGGGATGCCCCGGCCGTCGTCGTCGACCTGCACCGAGCCGTCGGCGTGCAGGGTGACCTCGATCTTTGTCGCGTGGCCGGCGACACCCTCGTCGGTGGAGTTGTCGAGGATCTCGTTGACGAGGTGACCCACACCACGGCTGTCGGTGGAGCCGATGTACATGCCGGGCCGCTTGCGAACGGCGTCCAGCCCCTCAAGGTGGGTGAGGTCGTCGGCCCCGTACAGGGTCTCAGGCTCTGCGGTCAACTGGTCGTACTCCCCGGTCTCGGCGATGTGCTGCCCCGCACCGTCGGCGGTCGGCCCGGCGCGGGCACGCCGCAGCGAGCGTAGCCGCACGCTCCGACAACCCGTACGGACACCCGCACGGCACGCCGGGGCCGCTGCTGGCGGGACCTGTCGCGGTCAACGCCCCGTCGTCCGGCCTTATGCCCGGCACCGGCGTCCACCGGTGGTCGGGCAGCGCGGTCGGGCAGCCGAGATTTAACCCCCACCTGACCCACAGATCACAAGTGTTTCCCCCTGTTGACGTGCGTCACACACGCGTGATGTCATCACGCACCAGAGGATCTTTCATATTTCTATGAACGGATGGGCAGCCCATGTCCGGGATTCGTCGTACCGTCGGCGCGATGGCCCTGGCCATCGCCACGGCGACCCTCTCCGCCGCCGTCGCGGCACCCGCCCCCGCCTCGGCGGCGCCACCCACGGCGGCGATCGCCCTCGGCGACAGCTTCATCAGCGGCGAGGGGGCCGGCGCCTACCAACCGGTGGTCAACGCGGCCGGCGTCGCACAGGGCTTCCCCGGGTGGACCGCGCCGAACAGCAACGCCTTCTTCTGCCACCGCTCCGGCAACGCCTCGCTGCACACGGCGTCGCTGCCGGGCATCCAGGACCGGTTCAACCTGGCCTGCTCCGGCGGCCAGCCGCACGACATCGCCGCCGCCTCCTCGGCGCGGGCCAATGGCCGGCAGGTCGCCGCCCAGCTCGACCAGCTGCGCGCGGTCGCCGCGACCCACGACATCGACCTGGTGCTGATCGGGCTCGGCTCCAACAACAGCTCGTTCACCTTCGGCGGCGTGGCCGAGAAGTGCGCCAACCGGTTCATCGCCGACGCCTGGACGGGCTGGTGGGAGTTCTGGGCGTACCTGAACGGGCCGGTGGAGCAGAAGCCGTGCGCGGACGCCGACCTGGCCACCGCCGCCCAGATCAGCGCCGCGACGGCCGAGACCACCGCGGCCGTACGCCAGATCCTGACCACCCTGCGCGAGGTGGACGCCGACGGCCAGCACCGGGTGGTGCTACAGGACTACACCAACCCGCTGCCGCTCGACCTGGAGCCCGGCTACCACACGGAGGACAGCCGCGACGACACGCGGGACAAGTTCCGCGCCCTTGGCGCCGAGCGGTACGCGGCCGGCTGCCCGATCCACCGGGCCAGCCTCGCCCCTGGGCACCGGTTCTCGCAGGGCCTCGGCACCATCGTGCGCTCCACCCGGGACACCCTCGCCGGCGAGTTCCCCGGTGCCGACCTGGTCTACCTCAACGTGCAGCGCGCCTTCGACGGCGCCCGGCTCTGCGAGAACGCGGGCAGCCCCACCGGCACGCTGGCCACCCCCATCCGGCTGATGGACAACCCGCCCAACGGCACCTTCGTGACCAGCCTCTCCGGCAAGGACAAGATCGCCATCCAGCGGATCGCGAACACCTGCGTGAGCCACTTCCAGACGTGCCAGGAGTCGTGGCACCCGAACGCCGCCGGGCACCAGGTGCTGGGCCAGTGCCTGACCGGCGCGGCCGCCACCGCCGCCCGCTCGGTCGCCTGCGTACGCGCGTCGAACGGCACGGTCACCGTCTCCTGACCGACCCGTCCCCCGCCGCCCGGACCCCGCTCGGGGCCGGGCGGCGCGCCGGAGGGCAGGCCCCACTCCCCGCTTACCCACCGGTAACCTGGTCGGGTGAACACGGAGGTCGAGTACGCCCAGGAGTTCGTCCAGGTCGAGGGTGCCCGCCTCGGCATCCAGGTCTATCCCGAGCCCGCCGGGGTGGTGGACGCGCCGGTGGTGCTGATCACGCCGGCGATGGGGGTCCGGGCCCGGTACTACCGGCCGTTCGCCGCCGCGCTGCGCGACGCCGGGCTGGCCGTGGTCGTGGCCGACCTGCGCGGCACCGGTGAGAGCACACCCCGGCCGGGCCGGGCCTGCCGGTACGGCTACGCAGAGTTGGCCGCCGACATCGGCGCGGTGCGGGCGGCGCTCAAGCCCCGGCTGGGCGGGCGCCGCACCCTGCTGCTGGGGCACTCCCTCGGTGGGCAGGCCGCCGTGCTGCACCTGGCCCTGCACGGCGAGCACGAGGTGGACGGGTTGGCGCTGGTGGCCGTCGGCATCCCGTACTGGCGCGACTTCGCCGGCGCGCGGCGTTACGGCGTGCTGGCGTCCACCCAGGGCATCGCCGCCACCGCCCGGCTGCTCGGCGTCTGGCCCGGGTGGAGCTTCGGTGGCCGGCAGGCGCGCGGGGTGATGCGGGACTGGGCACACACCGCCCGCACCGGCCGCTTCCCCCGGATGGGCGGGATGGACACCGAGGCGGCGGTGCGCCGGGTCCGCACGCCCGTGCTGGCGGTCAGCGTGGACGGCGACCAGTACACCCCACCGTCCACACTGGATCGGCTCTGCGCCAAGCTCACCGCGGCCCCCGTCGAGCGCGAGCACTACCGGGCGCCGGCGGGCGCCGTCGTCGACCACTTCACCTGGGTACGCGCCGCCGGGCCGCTCGCCGCGCGGGTGGCCGACTTCGCCGCCACCCTGCCCGTACGCTGACGGATCGTCCGGGCGAAGACGTTACGGCGCCGGATCGGGCGGACCGGCCCGGCGCCGGGTACGACGTCGGCGCAGCAGCCTGGCCACGACCATGGGCAGCAGGTGCAGCACGACGAGGAGCGCGACCGTCAACGCGGCGATCTGGCCGACCGAGAGCCCGTGCAGCGCCAACACCAGCCAGGCGCACCCGCCGGTGAGCAGCAGCTGGGTCGCCACCCGCAGTGTCACTCCTCGGGTCGAGGGCTCGGCCGCGTCGGGCCTGGCGGTGCGCCACAGCGCCGCCGCCACCGCCGTGATCGCGATCAGCACCGAGAACTGCACCGCCCACCGGGCGGTCGTCCCGACGCTGGCCCCGTTGGTCGTCGAGGGCGCGGCGATGGTCGAGGCCGCGAACACGAGGAAGGCCGGCGGCCAGGTGAAGACGAAGGCCGTGATCGCGGCCTGCCCGAGCCTTCTCGGCAGACTGGCCTGCGGCTGGACCTCTTCGCCGAG
This is a stretch of genomic DNA from Micromonospora sp. WMMD1082. It encodes these proteins:
- a CDS encoding alpha/beta fold hydrolase encodes the protein MNTEVEYAQEFVQVEGARLGIQVYPEPAGVVDAPVVLITPAMGVRARYYRPFAAALRDAGLAVVVADLRGTGESTPRPGRACRYGYAELAADIGAVRAALKPRLGGRRTLLLGHSLGGQAAVLHLALHGEHEVDGLALVAVGIPYWRDFAGARRYGVLASTQGIAATARLLGVWPGWSFGGRQARGVMRDWAHTARTGRFPRMGGMDTEAAVRRVRTPVLAVSVDGDQYTPPSTLDRLCAKLTAAPVEREHYRAPAGAVVDHFTWVRAAGPLAARVADFAATLPVR
- a CDS encoding DNA topoisomerase (ATP-hydrolyzing) — translated: MARRKETKVDHSAFDRAGARIIDNPLTTEVSDSYLEYAFSVIHSRALPDARDGLKPVHRRILYSMHESGFRPDRAYVKSARVVGDVMGRYHPHGDTAIYDAMVRLAQDFSLNVPLIDGHGNYGSPDDGPAAARYTEARMSREAMLLVGELGEETVDVEPNYDGSLTQPTVLPAAFPNLLVNGTSGIAVGMATNMIPHNLGEVVSAARWLIRHPTATLDRLMEFVPGPDLPTGGLLLGLDEVRRAYETGRGVVRMRGKVEIGPLEGSRGRQAITVVELPYGVGAEKIIAAITNEVTKTKRLTGIADVKDLTDRESGTRLVIECKVGVNPQALLADLYRLTPLEQSFGVNNLVLVDGQPRTLGLKELLEVFLAHRYEVVSRRSAYRKRKREERLHLVDGLLIALLDIDKVVKLIRASEDAQAAKSGLMRQFKLSEIQASYILDTPLRRLTKYDRLELEAEQEKLRAEIAELSTILDDENVLKKVVSDELAAVVKQFAAPRRTTLVDGDLKEVLAASAPAGPLEVADDPCQVILSATGLVARTAAESEEAAEGRRRHGRVKHDAVRALVHSTARGRVLLVTSAGRAFKVDVLPLPVLPEQTGTVSLRGGMSAAELVPLEPGETVVGVAPLGPSAEGSPGLALGTRQGVVKVCAPDWPVRSDEFEVIGLREGDEVVGATWLTDGAETLAFLTSAASLLRFPAGTIRPQGLKGGGMAGVALPAGAQVVFFGAVRTDDPEHGDPMVVTSTGATVKVTPLAAYPAKGRATGGVRAQRFLKGEADVVVAWVGPRPVGSTATGEPVELPAADPRRDGSGFAVMLGPTVIGHQFDRN
- a CDS encoding DNA topoisomerase IV subunit B, with translation MTAEPETLYGADDLTHLEGLDAVRKRPGMYIGSTDSRGVGHLVNEILDNSTDEGVAGHATKIEVTLHADGSVQVDDDGRGIPTDVHARSGISGVELVLTRLHAGGKFGGSGYKTSGGLHGVGASAVNALSLRFDVTVRRGGKIHAMSFRHGVPGVFDGDGPDAPFTPGPGLQVVGATKRGQRTGTSIRYWYDPRYFETGAALDHDAVRAKLRHTAFLVPGVSYTLRDRTVEEPTEERFHYPDGLTDMVEFLAPVGDRPVSGTLLVTGEGSYRENAADANGVMQSNVQRRAEVEVAFRWGTGYERTVECFTNTIRNAHGGTHRKGFERALARTLADAVRNTRGLLKAKEDAPTLDDVLEGMTAVVHVRVPEPQFTSQTKDELSTAGVTKVVQGVVEQHLKSWLDDRKTKTEARTVLQKIVDAARVRLTQKQQKDAARRKTALEGAAMPPKLVDCRASGIDRSELFIVEGDSALGTGRLARSAEYQALLPIRGKILNVQKANLQQVLDNAECSAIVQVLGAGSGRTFDLSSMRYGRVLIMADADVDGAHIRTLLITLFARYLRPLIEAGRLYAAMPPLHKITTRGRNPETVYTYTQAEMEATVRKLERAGKQIVSPVPRFKGLGEMNADELWETTMNPATRTVRRITLDDVEAAERILELLMGEKVEPRRNWLIDSADRVDRDAIDA